The genomic window TTAGCAGGGGCCATGCAGGGCTGGGATGTGATCGATACATGGTGGAACTCTACCGTCGGTCTCAGCCAAGCCTGGAGAGACCAGAAGCAACACAAGACCCTAAAAACCCACCTACGGAAGGGCAGGGAGAGGCCCAGGTCAGGCCACCCTCACCTTTCAGACAGGAGGCACTTGGTTCTCTAAGATGAAGAAGGGCGGCTCCCACCCAGAACATTCCGTGTCACAGAGAAGAGGTTTCCCAATAGCATCTTCCCCAACCTAGAAATGTCTGAAACCTGGACAAAGACAGACACTCAAAGAGGATCTCTGCGGGCATGTGGGGATGTCAGGGCCAAGGCGTGACTTCAGGGCTAGAGCTCCACCTTCCACTTCTGCAGTTTCTCGTCCATGGCCTGGAGCGTGGCTTCATCCTGTGCCAGCACAGATTAGTCCTACACTCTCCCCATGCGCCCAGCGGGCCTTGGGAAGCTCTGTGAGGTctttcctcccccagccctgccctttaCCTTCACAAAACAGAAGCGGATATAGTGGTCAAAGTGCTTCTGATGTGGCACACTATAGAAGATGGAGACAGGGATGGCCACCAAGCCCTGGTGAGGAGGAAGGACATGTCTCAATACGGCCTCGTGGCCCAGCAGGCAGTGGCTCCGGAGGGGACAGAGAGGTTCCCACGACCAGGCGGGGAAGGAGAGTTAGCTCCAATCCAGCACCTAGTGCTGCGTCACAGTCAGAGgaacaaggccaggtgcggtggctcacgcctataatctcagcactttgggaggctgagacgagtggatcacctgaggtcaggagttcaagaccagcctggccaacatggccaaaccccgtctctaccaaaaatacaaaaattagcagagcgtggtggtgcatgcctgtaatctcagctacttgggaggctgaggcaggagaattgcttgaacccgggggtggaggttgcagtgagttgagattgcaccacttcaccgcagcctgggcgaaagagagaaaatccatccaaaacaaaaacaaacacaaagtcaGAAGAAAAGAATCCCAGAACGTCATTCCAAGTCCCTCCCTGGGTATAGAGGGCAgatggaggctgagagagggagGATTGTGGAACAGGTCAGGGCAGAGCCAGAGGAGAACAAAGCCTTAGAGTCACAGATCAAACCTGGATGGACTCAGAGTTAATGGGCCAACTCCTCACAGTACAGATGGGAAGATGGAGATCCAAAGAGGCAGGAAATCCTCCCAGCCCACACAGCATCTCTGTGCAAGTTAGAAACAGGTTCctcgggccaggcacggtggctcacgcctgtaatcccagcactttggaaggccaaggggagtggatcacctgaggtcaagagttggagactagcctgaccaacatggtgaaaccccgtctctactaaaaatacaaaaattagccaggcgtggttgtacatgcctgtaatcccagctacccagctactcaggaggctaagggaggagaatcgcctgaaccctggaggtggaggttgcagtgtgctgagactttgccactgcactccagcctaggcgacagagtgagactctgtctcaaaaaaataaaaaaaaaaaaggtcgggagcggtggctcacgcctgtaatcccagcactttgggaggccgaggcaggcggattacgaggtcaggagattaagaccatcctggctaacatgctgaaaccccgtctctactaaaaatatttaaaaaattagccgggcaaaaaaaagtagcctgtgttcccagctactcaggaggctgaggcaggagactggagtgaacctggggggcggagcttgcagtgagctgagatggcgccactgcactccagtctgggcgacagagtgagactccatctcaaccaaaaaaaaaaaaaaaaagaaagaaagaaacaggcccCTCATTCTCTGAAGTGGATACAGCCCTGCCCCAAGGTTCACGGCAGAGGCTGGACTAAGATCTAGCCCAGGAGCCTCTTGCCTGGGCACCCTTGAGCAGCACACAACCTGTGAAACCATACATGGCTGCCTGGCAGAGGCCCAGCCCACCTTGTTCTTGATCATCCACTTGACGAAGCGTCTGTCATAGGGCTCATCCACAGCTCCAGGCAAGTCAGGCATCTTCctctctgggagacagaggccacACTGAGCCCCCTGCAGcctccagcccctgccccctgcccagaCTGGCCAGTCTCACTCACTGAAGTCTGAGATGTCTGTGATGAGGAAGTAGCTGCCCTGGGGGATGATGGGCTTCAGGCCCACCGACTGTAGGCTGCGTATCATGTGGTCTCGGCAGCGCTGCATGGCCTGCGGGAACTGCACAAAGTAGCTGCTGGGTTGGCGGAAGAGCAGCTGCTCTCGCTCAAAGCTCTCAGCTACTGCAGCCTAGGCAGGGCAGATGGACACACAGATAGATCAGCTGTTCCCTGACTCGGGGGCCAGCCTGGGCTCTTTTGTTGTCCCCCCACTCCCCCGTGACGTCCTGCCCCTCTTCACCTGGTTCTGTGTGGGGCAGTGGAAGATGGAGTTCTGGTGCACGGTCCGCAGGTGCTTCATGATGTGATCTGGACCCAGGACCCAGCCCACCTGGAGCAGGGGCGCAGGTAGGCGGGGAGGTCCTTCCAGGCCTGGCTAAAGCCTTCTTCATTCCCAGGCCCACCTCACTTGCCAAGGATTTGCAGAGGGTGGTGACCTCCCACCCTCAGCAACTCACCTTCCAGCCAGTGGCGCTGAAGGTCTTGCCGGCGCTGCCGATGGTCAGGGTCCGTTCCCACATGCCAGGGAGGCTGGCTGCCCAAGGCCGAACAGAACAGCTGCTGAGACTGGGGTGAGGGGACAGGGGAGGATGGTGGTCCGGGCCCCAGGGGACATGCATAGGCTTTCGACATCCTGGATTCCTCTACATACTAAGCTATttgcagaatttctttctttctttctctctctctgtctctctctgtctctctttcttttttttttttgagatggagtctcgctctgttgcccaggcaggaatgcaatggcgccatcttgcctcactgcaacctccgcctcccaggtttcagtgatcctcctccctcagcttcctgagtagctgggactacagacacacgccaccatgcccagctaatttttgtacttttagtacagacggggtttcaccatgttggccaggctggtctcaaactcctgacctcaagtgatctgccagcctcagcctcccgaagtgctgggattacaggtgtgagccaccatgcccggcatagGATTTCTTTGACCTCATCCTTTCCACAACCAGGGAGGCAGGTGCTATTGTGACACTGTGTACTCTGGGAGGCAAAGGTCACAGGATCTGCAGGGCTTCTGAACCCTGGGTTCTAACTACCAGGCCTGTGCTGACTCTCAGGTGGGGTCAAGGCCCTCCCGCCAATGCGCAGGGGAGGGGCCCCAGGCTGGCTTGGCTCACCAATGCTGATGTGCTGGTGCCCATCGTAGACCATCCACTGGTAGACTTCATCAGTGATACACACCACGTCATGCTGCTGGCACAGGCTGGCCACCAGCTCCAGCTCTTCCCTGGAGAACACCTGCGGATGCCCAAGGAGAGCACAGACCTGCAGCTGGGACCGTCCCCAAACACAGAGGCCTACTCAGGTTAAAGAACACAGctgcggccaggtgcggtggctcatgcctgtaatcctagcactttgggaggctgaggcaggtggaacactggaggtcaggagtttgagaccagcctggccaacatggagaaaccccgtctctactaaaaacacaaaaattagccgggcatggtggcggatgcctgtaatcccagctacttgggaggctgaggcaggagaattgcttgaacccaggaggcagaggttgcaatgagccaagattacgccactgcactccagcctgggagacagagcgagacttcatctcgaaaaaataaataaatgacaaatacaGCCAAGTCCAGTACTAAGGGCTGTTCTGTACCATCACATTGGATCCCTGCAACACTGACCGTGAGGTCAGTTCCCTCAGGTTTCCACATTACAGATGAGATACTTTGAGAGGCATAGTCACTATTCCAGGGTCACTGGGAAGTGATGGTGGCTCCCAGCCCAGTTCACTGTCCCAGCCCTCAGGCCTTCCCTGGGGATTCTTGCCCCTGTCCTGGGACCTCTGGAGTCTTGGTCCTCAGAGCTCATTGTGTGTGGCCCTCCCACACACAAATGAAGAAACGGAGGTCCCACAGCAGCAACTCAGTAACAGTGCAAGAGACATGACCAGGTCCGCAGGGGGCCAGGGAAGGAGGTCCCTCCAGTACCTTGCCCAGGGGGTTGTTGGGGGTGTTGAGGACCAGGGCTTTGGTGCATGATGTGAATTTGCTGGCCAGCTCCGTGGGGTCCAGCTGCCAATTGCTGCTGGAACCCAGTTCTCCATTCTGGATGGGACCCTGCAAGAGCAGGTGGCACGGGGTGGTACCACTTACCCACCTGACAGGCAGGTCTTCCCCAGCATCTATCCCCACCTTCTCTCCCCTGGgatcccaacacacacacctcccctctgccctcccagCTTAGGGgaactggcttccttcacttccttcctccttttccaaCTCCCAGGGTGCAACTCAGCCCACGCCTTGGATCCCTCTGCCCATCCATCCTCTACCTAGCATCCTTACCGGCTTCAGGGACACAAACACAGGGCGACCCCCTGCCATCATTGTCATGGGTTCGTAGCAGTCAAAAAAGGGTTCGATGATGATGACCTGATATAAGGGTCAAATCAGCTGGAGTCAGCACGGCCCTGACCTCTCAGTCGCACTCAGCCCAAGTCTTGCCCACTCACCTCGTCTCCTTCGTCCACCAAGGCCTGGAAGGCTGTGAACAAGGCCCCATAGCCACCAACAGTCACCAGCACATTCCTGAGCGGGTCCATCTCCTGACCCAGCAGCTTCCCAAAGAAACTTGCCAGGATCTTCGTCAGTGGTGGGTAACCCTGCCAGGACAGCAGGGGTCAGCTGTCCAGCTCAGCCTGGGCCCATCCTCCGGCCCAGCTGTATCCAGGCAATTCTAGCACCTTCCAGCAGCAGGCCTGGGGGCAAAGTCAGGTACTGGTAGCCTGGGCCCCAGGGGATGTGGAATAGATCAGCTTTCAACACTCTGGATTCCTCTACACACCAAGCTATTTGTGGGATTTGATCTCATCCTCTCAAAAACCCAGAGGCAGGTGCTACTGTGATCGTCTGTACTCTAGGAGGTAAAGGTCACACGATCTATATGGCCCCAGACTCCAGGGTCCCAATCACCAGGCGTGCACTGACTCAGATATCCAGTGCTAagctcctccatctcctccaccaGCATTTGCCGTAGGGCCTGTTCTGTGCAAGGCCCGAAGCCCAGGGCAGGAATTTAGTAGGGAACCAGAGGAAGTGCTTGCCTCCATGAACCTCAGTCCAAGAGCCCGCAAGGCAGCAGAAACTCCCCTCTTTCCACATCTGTAAGTTTAAGAAGCATGTTTGTGCCCACTTGATCCTCCCAGCAGCTTTGCAGGAGacgcttttatttatttatttatttatttgtttatttattttgagacagggtctca from Pongo abelii isolate AG06213 chromosome 13, NHGRI_mPonAbe1-v2.0_pri, whole genome shotgun sequence includes these protein-coding regions:
- the LOC100452866 gene encoding kynurenine--oxoglutarate transaminase 1 isoform X15 → MRGTLAALSPALAWALAPCCFGAEVAEPGSAPLKGQGLLQPTGCTWERGVKRPRRRVQFVKLASEHDVVNLGQGFPDFPPPDFAVEAFQHAVSEDFMLNQYTKAFGYPPLTKILASFFGKLLGQEMDPLRNVLVTVGGYGALFTAFQALVDEGDEVIIIEPFFDCYEPMTMMAGGRPVFVSLKPGPIQNGELGSSSNWQLDPTELASKFTSCTKALVLNTPNNPLGKVFSREELELVASLCQQHDVVCITDEVYQWMVYDGHQHISIASLPGMWERTLTIGSAGKTFSATGWKVGWVLGPDHIMKHLRTVHQNSIFHCPTQNQAAVAESFEREQLLFRQPSSYFVQFPQAMQRCRDHMIRSLQSVGLKPIIPQGSYFLITDISDFKRKMPDLPGAVDEPYDRRFVKWMIKNKGLVAIPVSIFYSVPHQKHFDHYIRFCFVKDEATLQAMDEKLQKWKVEL
- the LOC100452866 gene encoding kynurenine--oxoglutarate transaminase 1 isoform X17, with the protein product MAKQLQARRLDGIDHNPWVQFVKLASEHDVVNLGQGFPDFPPPDFAVEAFQHAVSEDFMLNQYTKAFGYPPLTKILASFFGKLLGQEMDPLRNVLVTVGGYGALFTAFQALVDEGDEVIIIEPFFDCYEPMTMMAGGRPVFVSLKPGPIQNGELGSSSNWQLDPTELASKFTSCTKALVLNTPNNPLGKVFSREELELVASLCQQHDVVCITDEVYQWMVYDGHQHISIASLPGMWERTLTIGSAGKTFSATGWKVGWVLGPDHIMKHLRTVHQNSIFHCPTQNQAAVAESFEREQLLFRQPSSYFVQFPQAMQRCRDHMIRSLQSVGLKPIIPQGSYFLITDISDFKRKMPDLPGAVDEPYDRRFVKWMIKNKGLVAIPVSIFYSVPHQKHFDHYIRFCFVKDEATLQAMDEKLQKWKVEL
- the LOC100452866 gene encoding kynurenine--oxoglutarate transaminase 1 isoform X20; the protein is MFRTAAAISVHLVGPLRGRKAGTPLTRFLHQTQAAEKNVGSPAPWPTSHLGLANPQERKVPQGPQSPCEVPAAEGILRTGGAKLPIQGHPAKLTMAKQLQARRLDGIDHNPWVQFVKLASEHDVVNLGQGFPDFPPPDFAVEAFQHAVSEDFMLNQYTKAFGYPPLTKILASFFGKLLGQEMDPLRNVLVTVGGYGALFTAFQALVDEGDEVIIIEPFFDCYEPMTMMAGGRPVFVSLKPGPIQNGELGSSSNWQLDPTELASKFTSCTKALVLNTPNNPLGKVFSREELELVASLCQQHDVVCITDEVYQWMVYDGHQHISIASLPGMWERTLTIGSAGKTFSATGWKVGWVLGPDHIMKHLRTVHQNSIFHCPTQNQAAVAESFEREQLLFRQPSSYFVQFPQAMQRCRDHMIRSLQSVGLKPIIPQGSYFLITDISDFKRKMPDLPGAVDEPYDRRFVKWMIKNKGLVAIPVSIFYSVPHQKHFDHYIRFCFVKDEATLQAMDEKLQKWKVEL
- the LOC100452866 gene encoding kynurenine--oxoglutarate transaminase 1 isoform X14, whose protein sequence is MRGTLAALSPALAWALAPCCFGAEVAEPGSAPLKGQGLLQPTGCTWERGVKRPRRRLECNAQSQLTAASKRFPCLNLPSSWDYRVQFVKLASEHDVVNLGQGFPDFPPPDFAVEAFQHAVSEDFMLNQYTKAFGYPPLTKILASFFGKLLGQEMDPLRNVLVTVGGYGALFTAFQALVDEGDEVIIIEPFFDCYEPMTMMAGGRPVFVSLKPGPIQNGELGSSSNWQLDPTELASKFTSCTKALVLNTPNNPLGKVFSREELELVASLCQQHDVVCITDEVYQWMVYDGHQHISIASLPGMWERTLTIGSAGKTFSATGWKVGWVLGPDHIMKHLRTVHQNSIFHCPTQNQAAVAESFEREQLLFRQPSSYFVQFPQAMQRCRDHMIRSLQSVGLKPIIPQGSYFLITDISDFKRKMPDLPGAVDEPYDRRFVKWMIKNKGLVAIPVSIFYSVPHQKHFDHYIRFCFVKDEATLQAMDEKLQKWKVEL
- the LOC100452866 gene encoding kynurenine--oxoglutarate transaminase 1 isoform X13 codes for the protein MRGTLAALSPALAWALAPCCFGAEVAEPGSAPLKGQGLLQPTGCTWERGVKRPRRRWSLILSPRLECNAQSQLTAASKRFPCLNLPSSWDYRVQFVKLASEHDVVNLGQGFPDFPPPDFAVEAFQHAVSEDFMLNQYTKAFGYPPLTKILASFFGKLLGQEMDPLRNVLVTVGGYGALFTAFQALVDEGDEVIIIEPFFDCYEPMTMMAGGRPVFVSLKPGPIQNGELGSSSNWQLDPTELASKFTSCTKALVLNTPNNPLGKVFSREELELVASLCQQHDVVCITDEVYQWMVYDGHQHISIASLPGMWERTLTIGSAGKTFSATGWKVGWVLGPDHIMKHLRTVHQNSIFHCPTQNQAAVAESFEREQLLFRQPSSYFVQFPQAMQRCRDHMIRSLQSVGLKPIIPQGSYFLITDISDFKRKMPDLPGAVDEPYDRRFVKWMIKNKGLVAIPVSIFYSVPHQKHFDHYIRFCFVKDEATLQAMDEKLQKWKVEL
- the LOC100452866 gene encoding kynurenine--oxoglutarate transaminase 1 isoform X18, with the translated sequence MFRTAAAISVHLVGPLRGRKAGTPLTRFLHQTLTMAKQLQARRLDGIDHNPWVQFVKLASEHDVVNLGQGFPDFPPPDFAVEAFQHAVSEDFMLNQYTKAFVIIIEPFFDCYEPMTMMAGGRPVFVSLKPGPIQNGELGSSSNWQLDPTELASKFTSCTKALVLNTPNNPLGKVFSREELELVASLCQQHDVVCITDEVYQWMVYDGHQHISIASLPGMWERTLTIGSAGKTFSATGWKVGWVLGPDHIMKHLRTVHQNSIFHCPTQNQAAVAESFEREQLLFRQPSSYFVQFPQAMQRCRDHMIRSLQSVGLKPIIPQGSYFLITDISDFKRKMPDLPGAVDEPYDRRFVKWMIKNKGLVAIPVSIFYSVPHQKHFDHYIRFCFVKDEATLQAMDEKLQKWKVEL
- the LOC100452866 gene encoding kynurenine--oxoglutarate transaminase 1 isoform X19; its protein translation is MAKQLQARRLDGIDHNPWVQFVKLASEHDVVNLGQGFPDFPPPDFAVEAFQHAVSEDFMLNQYTKAFVIIIEPFFDCYEPMTMMAGGRPVFVSLKPGPIQNGELGSSSNWQLDPTELASKFTSCTKALVLNTPNNPLGKVFSREELELVASLCQQHDVVCITDEVYQWMVYDGHQHISIASLPGMWERTLTIGSAGKTFSATGWKVGWVLGPDHIMKHLRTVHQNSIFHCPTQNQAAVAESFEREQLLFRQPSSYFVQFPQAMQRCRDHMIRSLQSVGLKPIIPQGSYFLITDISDFKRKMPDLPGAVDEPYDRRFVKWMIKNKGLVAIPVSIFYSVPHQKHFDHYIRFCFVKDEATLQAMDEKLQKWKVEL
- the LOC100452866 gene encoding kynurenine--oxoglutarate transaminase 1 isoform X16 — its product is MFRTAAAISVHLVGPLRGRKAGTPLTRFLHQTLTMAKQLQARRLDGIDHNPWVQFVKLASEHDVVNLGQGFPDFPPPDFAVEAFQHAVSEDFMLNQYTKAFGYPPLTKILASFFGKLLGQEMDPLRNVLVTVGGYGALFTAFQALVDEGDEVIIIEPFFDCYEPMTMMAGGRPVFVSLKPGPIQNGELGSSSNWQLDPTELASKFTSCTKALVLNTPNNPLGKVFSREELELVASLCQQHDVVCITDEVYQWMVYDGHQHISIASLPGMWERTLTIGSAGKTFSATGWKVGWVLGPDHIMKHLRTVHQNSIFHCPTQNQAAVAESFEREQLLFRQPSSYFVQFPQAMQRCRDHMIRSLQSVGLKPIIPQGSYFLITDISDFKRKMPDLPGAVDEPYDRRFVKWMIKNKGLVAIPVSIFYSVPHQKHFDHYIRFCFVKDEATLQAMDEKLQKWKVEL